Below is a window of Thermoproteota archaeon DNA.
AAAGCATCCAAATATGCCAAACAAAATGGTATTCCTTTACTTGATGGAAAGGAACTAGTAGAATACGCTAAGGTGCATTAATTTTGAACATTGCCATTGTCGTTGCGGAGTTTAATGAAAAAATTACATCAAGAATGTTTCAAGTTGCAAAAGAAAAAGCAGAGGTATTAAAACTAAACATAAAGTATACCTCTACTGTTCCTGGAGCGTATGATATGCCAATTGTCGTAGATGCATTATTACAAAAAAAAGATGTCGATGCAGTAGTGACACTTGGAGCAATAATAAAAGGTCAAACTAAACATGATGAAGTAATTGCAAATTCAACTGCAAAATCTTTAACTGAATTATCCGTCAAATACAAAAAGCCTGTATCATTGGGTATTACGGGACCTGGAATGCAGGAAAGACACGCTCTTGCAAGAATTCGTCCCGTGGCCGAAAGGGCAGTTGAGGCAGTTTCTAAACTCTCTAATGAATTAAATAAAATCCAGAAATGATTCAGCTTACCATTCTCAAAATTACTGGATATGGCCCTTGGACCCTGACTTTAGGCAGTGATAGAGAGCATGAATTACAGATGCTTCAGGCCTCACTGTATAAAGAAATTCAGTCTCAATTTTCTAAAAAAAACTGTATTACATTTCTAAATCGCTCTGATGAATTCTTTGTTGTATCAAATGGGCTGAAACTAGAGGACCATATAGAAATTCAAAAAAACTTGGAGTCAAAATTTGATATCCGTCTTTCAATGTCCATTGGGCATGCCGAAAATCCATTTGATGCCAATCTAAAGGCTTACGAGGGGAAAAAAACAAAAAAAATTCTAAATCAAGAACACAACATCTATGGGATTCTAAACGGTTCGTCTGAATCAAAAGTTACAATAATGCATCTTGATGTTGAAGACTTGACTTCGCAAAGAAAAACAATGTCTCCGTATGAAATATCATCTAAGATCTTCAAACTTTATTCTACCATGTCTGAATTTTTCATAAATTACAAATCATTGACATTCTTTATGGGTGGTGATAATTTTATGGTTGTAAGCTCAAATGATGCAAAATCTGCAGCAAGAAATTTCCTGGACATGATAAAAAAAGATGGAATAACCTTAAACTGTGGAATCGGAACTGCTAAAACATCTCGTGAAGCAGTCAAGCTTGCAACAAAATCACTTGATACTATTAGAGAGATAAGAGATTCCGGAAAAGAAAAGCCTGAAATTTATGAATTGTCATGATTTTAAAAAATCTCAGTGTTTTGTTGGGTAAAGAATTACATTACAAATCATCTTGTAGTATTCAAATTTCAAAACAAAAATTTCATAGAATCCAAGATAGTATCAAACCAAGCTCAAATGAAAGTGTAATTGATTGCGAGGGATTAATGGCAATCCCTGGATTTATCAATTCACATACACACATTGGTGATTCAATTGCAAAAGATTTTACTCTCAACAAAACAGTCGATGAAAAAATCCATCCATTGTTTGGCGCAAAACCAAAAATTCTAAAAAAATCGAACCCTGCCCATCTTTCAGCATTTATAGAAAATACCTGCAAAAGTATGATAAAAAATGGAATTACAACATTTGTTGATTTTAGGGAAGGTGGTCTTGACGGGATAGAATTAATTCGTAAGGCAACATCAAAAATTCCAATTCGAGCAATTATTCTAGGAAGAATTGAGCATTACAGCTCGCCAGCACAAATAAGAAAAAACTCTCTTTTTCCAAGAGAGAAATCTTCAGAGTTGACAAAAATTCTTGCAAAATGTGATGGTTTGGGTATAAGCGGTGCTAATGAAAATAGTGATTCTGTACTAGGATACTATTCTAAAACGAGTAAGCTAAGGGCAATCCATGCTGCCGAAACAAAGCAGAGTGTAGATACTTCAAAAAAGACTACAAAAAAATCCGAAGTACTACGTGCACTGAAATTAAAACCACATTTTCTAGTTCATATGACATATGCATCCAATAGCGATCTTAACTTGGCAGCAAAAAAAACTCGGGGTATTGTAATTTGCCCAAGAGCAAACGCTGCACTAGCAGAAGGCATTCCCAATATTTTTCCAATGCTTAGATCACAATGTACAATTGCAATAGGAACTGATAATGTAATGATCAATTCCCCTGATATGTTTAGAGAGATGGATTATCTTTGGAAAGCTACAATGGGATTAAACAAAAAAAGAATTGATCCCAGATTAATTCTTAAAATGGCAACAACCAACGCTTCATCAATTTTACATAAGAATATTGGAATTATAGAACGTGGAAGGTTAGCAGATCTTGTTTTGATTGATAAACATGCAATTGATTTAGAACCAATGCATAATCCTTACGCATCGCTTGTTCACCGTGCATCTGAATCAACAATTCGCACAGTTCTGATAGGAGGAAATGTAGTACATGGTAAGATCTAGACCAAAAATAATTCTTAGCGCAGCTATGACAATTGATGGTAAGATTGCATCTAAAAGTGGAGATTCCAAACTTTCTTCTAAAAAAGATAAAATCCGTGTACACAAACTTCGTTCAAAAACCGATGCAATACTAATTGGAAAAAATACTTTATTGCGTGACGATCCGTTATTGACCGTTAGATATCATAAAGGGAAAAACCCAATTAGAATAATTCTGGACTCAAAAGGTGAAATTCCACCCAATTCAAAAATTATCAAGACTTGCAAAAAAATTCCTACCATCATTGCTGTATCACAAAATATATCTCAAAAAAACTTGAATCGGTTAAAGAAATTACCTCTACAAATAATCTTTGCAGGTACTAAGAGAATCAGCATTCAAAAATTATTAAAAATCCTTTTCAAACAAAAGATACAGACTATATTATTAGAAGGAGGAAGTAAAACTAATTGGGAATTTATCAGTAAAGGATTTGTTGATGAGATTATTATCACCATCGCACCAATTGTAGTTGGCGGTCAAAC
It encodes the following:
- a CDS encoding 6,7-dimethyl-8-ribityllumazine synthase, whose translation is MNIAIVVAEFNEKITSRMFQVAKEKAEVLKLNIKYTSTVPGAYDMPIVVDALLQKKDVDAVVTLGAIIKGQTKHDEVIANSTAKSLTELSVKYKKPVSLGITGPGMQERHALARIRPVAERAVEAVSKLSNELNKIQK
- a CDS encoding GTP cyclohydrolase IIa is translated as MIQLTILKITGYGPWTLTLGSDREHELQMLQASLYKEIQSQFSKKNCITFLNRSDEFFVVSNGLKLEDHIEIQKNLESKFDIRLSMSIGHAENPFDANLKAYEGKKTKKILNQEHNIYGILNGSSESKVTIMHLDVEDLTSQRKTMSPYEISSKIFKLYSTMSEFFINYKSLTFFMGGDNFMVVSSNDAKSAARNFLDMIKKDGITLNCGIGTAKTSREAVKLATKSLDTIREIRDSGKEKPEIYELS
- a CDS encoding cytosine deaminase, coding for MILKNLSVLLGKELHYKSSCSIQISKQKFHRIQDSIKPSSNESVIDCEGLMAIPGFINSHTHIGDSIAKDFTLNKTVDEKIHPLFGAKPKILKKSNPAHLSAFIENTCKSMIKNGITTFVDFREGGLDGIELIRKATSKIPIRAIILGRIEHYSSPAQIRKNSLFPREKSSELTKILAKCDGLGISGANENSDSVLGYYSKTSKLRAIHAAETKQSVDTSKKTTKKSEVLRALKLKPHFLVHMTYASNSDLNLAAKKTRGIVICPRANAALAEGIPNIFPMLRSQCTIAIGTDNVMINSPDMFREMDYLWKATMGLNKKRIDPRLILKMATTNASSILHKNIGIIERGRLADLVLIDKHAIDLEPMHNPYASLVHRASESTIRTVLIGGNVVHGKI
- a CDS encoding 2,5-diamino-6-(ribosylamino)-4(3H)-pyrimidinone 5'-phosphate reductase; protein product: MVRSRPKIILSAAMTIDGKIASKSGDSKLSSKKDKIRVHKLRSKTDAILIGKNTLLRDDPLLTVRYHKGKNPIRIILDSKGEIPPNSKIIKTCKKIPTIIAVSQNISQKNLNRLKKLPLQIIFAGTKRISIQKLLKILFKQKIQTILLEGGSKTNWEFISKGFVDEIIITIAPIVVGGQTSTSLVGGEGFLNMQKSKKFKLKNISKFKNEFVVHYSKL